One Clostridiales bacterium genomic window, AATTCCACAAACTGTTCCCAAAAACTTGCCGCGAACAAGACAGCTGCGTTCATAAACCCGAATCTCCTATAAAATTATCTTTATTAATTATTATATCATAAGCGCAAAAAATATCCGATTAAATAACAATTAAAAATTTTTAATTTTTCTAATTATACTTTTTTAGATTTATTAAATTTCTTCTTGATTTATAACTTCTTTTGTTTTTTTGTTGAAATTATTTAAGTTTTTTAACAACCTAAAATACACAAACGCGCCTATTGCGCCGCCAATAGCGATATAAGCTATAATGTCGCCCGTTATGGTATAAAGCGTCTTTTGGTTTATTAGGGGGATATCATATAATACATAGCCGTTTTCATGGGCGGGCAATTGCTTGATTGTCTGGCCTGTTGACGAGATTATCCCAGAAATGCCCGCGTTGGCGGCCCTTACGACAAATCTATTGTTTTCAACGGCCCTTAAAACAGCGTGGCCGTAATGCTGGTGGATAGACGGGGTGTCTATATACCAAGAATCGTTGGTGGCTATAATTATCGCTTGGGCGCCGCTTTGGGCCGATTGGTAAGAAAATCTTTGGAACAGCGAGTCAAAACAAATCAGCCCGCTAAACTTTCCGTAAGAAGTGGAAAACACCACCGCTTCCTTGCCCGGGGTCATCATGTCCTCAAACAAATTAAATTTTTGCAAGACTTTAAATTTCATTAAAAAATCTTCATAAGGTATGAATTCGCCAAAGGGCACTAATTGGCGCTTATGATATAATTGAAAGTCTTCGTTCCCAAAATCAATGCAATAAAGCGAGTTATACGAATTGCCGTTTTCATCTTCATGAAACGAGCCCACTATAAGGCTGATTTGGTTGGTCTCAGCCAAGTCTTTTAGTCTATTATAATATACCGAATCTTGAAGCGAAGAAATAATGGTGGTTTCGGGCCAAACTATTACCTTAGCGCCCGCCTCAATAGCCTGAAGCGTCAAATCATAATGGCTGTCAAAGATTTCGCTTTGGGTTGATTCCCATTTTTCTTTTGAGGGGAAGTCAACTTGGACCGCGGCAAAAGGCGTTGACGCGGCTTTTTTTACAGAATGATTGACTACGGCAATACGGATATACCCAAAGCACATATTGGCTGCCAGAATGAACGCCGCCGCTATTAATAATGATTTTTTAAAGATTTTTTGGTTAAATAATTGCCATAAGAATAAAGCGATAAGGCCGTTAACGCATATCAATAAAAAAGTAATACACAACGAGCCAAATAACGAAGCCGACTGAATATTGGGCGCGAAATTATATTGCGACAAAGCCAATCTGCCCCAATTCATAGCAAAAGGCCCGTATCCTTGCGCCCATTCCAAAACCACCCATAACGCCCCCAAAACAAAGGGCGACCAAATGCCTTTTGGCTTTATCAGTCCGTATGCCAAGCCTACCAAAGACATTTGAAGGCTTTGGGCGATGCTGATGCTAAACCAAATAGTCAGCACCGCTTGCAAACTTTGGTCATATTCAAAACCCATAATCGTTAAAGGGTGCAAGGATAAAAACCAAGTATAAAGAATGAAATAATACGTCAAAGCCCATAACAAGACTAGTCCAAAACATTTCCAAGCGCTTTTTGAGTTTTTTATCAAACAATAACAAAGAGGAATTACGCTAATCCATGTCAAAAAGAATAAGTCTTTTGAATAAAGCGTAAGCGATGTCAACGCGCCCGAAATTATTGCCCACAAAAAACCTAAGCGGAAAATTTTGAGCTTGAAAAACTTTAAAATCGCCTGCCAAGCTTTCATGCTTTAAATTATAACATACAATTAAAATAAGATACACATATAATAAGCTGCGTATTTTTACCAAAAAAATGTCTTAAGTTTTGTTGCTTCTCTTATAATAAAAAAGATACTGTTGCGCATACCCTGCAAACTTGCCGAATAAATCTATAAAAAATTGCCTTATAGCTTTTTTGGAAATTAAATAGCCTCCAAAATTTTCTGTATAAGCTCTCAGTATCCAAACATCCACGGGAAAGACATCGTATCTTGACAGACCGAACAATAAAATACAGTCGGCAACCTTTTCGCCCACGCCCTTAAAGGCTCTTAGTTTTTTGAACGCCGATTGGGTGTCTAAGTTTTTTAACTCGCGATAAAACCCGTCAAAATTATCCTTTAGCGTATTTAACATGTCTTTAAGCCACGGGCTTCTATACCCGCAGCCCGCCGCCCGAAAAAAGCTTTCGGGCGCCTGCGCCAAAACTTTAAATTTGGGAAAGGCGTAATAACCGCCCATGTTTTGCCCCAGCTCTCTGCAAATAAAGTCCAATGATTTTTTTATTCTATTTATATTATTGTTTGAGGAGATAATAAAGCTTATTATAATTTCGTATAAATCATTTTTTAATATCCTTATGCCTTGGCCAAATTTAACCGCCTTTTCCATAAGCGGATTAATGGAAACGGCTTTTTTTATGTAGTTA contains:
- the lnt gene encoding apolipoprotein N-acyltransferase — encoded protein: MKAWQAILKFFKLKIFRLGFLWAIISGALTSLTLYSKDLFFLTWISVIPLCYCLIKNSKSAWKCFGLVLLWALTYYFILYTWFLSLHPLTIMGFEYDQSLQAVLTIWFSISIAQSLQMSLVGLAYGLIKPKGIWSPFVLGALWVVLEWAQGYGPFAMNWGRLALSQYNFAPNIQSASLFGSLCITFLLICVNGLIALFLWQLFNQKIFKKSLLIAAAFILAANMCFGYIRIAVVNHSVKKAASTPFAAVQVDFPSKEKWESTQSEIFDSHYDLTLQAIEAGAKVIVWPETTIISSLQDSVYYNRLKDLAETNQISLIVGSFHEDENGNSYNSLYCIDFGNEDFQLYHKRQLVPFGEFIPYEDFLMKFKVLQKFNLFEDMMTPGKEAVVFSTSYGKFSGLICFDSLFQRFSYQSAQSGAQAIIIATNDSWYIDTPSIHQHYGHAVLRAVENNRFVVRAANAGISGIISSTGQTIKQLPAHENGYVLYDIPLINQKTLYTITGDIIAYIAIGGAIGAFVYFRLLKNLNNFNKKTKEVINQEEI
- a CDS encoding DNA glycosylase encodes the protein MINSNTITIHNPDSFDIRHILECGQVFRYYIAPNHARVLSQNHCADVVENNGKIVIHCDDAQYFYNFFDLDKDYNYIKKAVSINPLMEKAVKFGQGIRILKNDLYEIIISFIISSNNNINRIKKSLDFICRELGQNMGGYYAFPKFKVLAQAPESFFRAAGCGYRSPWLKDMLNTLKDNFDGFYRELKNLDTQSAFKKLRAFKGVGEKVADCILLFGLSRYDVFPVDVWILRAYTENFGGYLISKKAIRQFFIDLFGKFAGYAQQYLFYYKRSNKT